In one Deinococcus sp. QL22 genomic region, the following are encoded:
- a CDS encoding MFS transporter, translated as MPAVRAARSSPPPTLTPSGEPTTVTNTVPPTLSAGLLLVVLIVAFEAMAVSTVLPRVADDLQGLALYGWASSAFLLSSLFGAVFTGLLSDRRGLAVGASVSLVVFALGLLIAGLAPNMPAFVLGRLVQGLGAGGLGLLPFAVITSRYPEQARARMLAAVSSAWLIPALTGPLIASLIADAWSWRAVFWGLLPVLVLGAPLCVLPLRQSLPEQSATGSASLISRRVLWPALGLSVASGALIEGLRRPDFWGVTLIFAGAGGVALTSRFLFPAGLWRARRGLPASLAVRGLAAFALLGTNSFLPLALHELRGLTLTQAGGLLSIGGATWTLGSWAQARLEQRFGPQTRPARVRAGMLGVVAGLLLTTAGVLGGLPLWSAYVGWFVACLSMGIGYNSNSLFALASADTEGKGTGELSGQLANIEVLMVALAAGAGGALIARAAPLSTAFALAFAVTLSGAVLARVVAARLVAKN; from the coding sequence ATGCCAGCCGTGCGTGCTGCCCGTTCCTCTCCACCGCCTACCCTGACTCCATCGGGCGAACCCACAACGGTGACCAACACTGTCCCGCCCACGCTCAGTGCCGGATTGCTGCTGGTCGTCCTCATCGTGGCGTTCGAAGCGATGGCAGTCAGCACAGTCTTGCCTCGTGTGGCCGACGATTTGCAGGGCCTGGCCCTCTACGGCTGGGCGTCCAGCGCTTTCCTGTTGTCCAGTTTATTTGGAGCAGTATTTACGGGCCTGCTGTCTGATCGGCGTGGGCTGGCGGTGGGGGCCAGCGTGTCTTTGGTGGTGTTTGCGCTGGGCTTGCTGATAGCAGGCCTGGCCCCCAACATGCCCGCGTTTGTGCTGGGCAGACTGGTGCAGGGCCTCGGCGCGGGCGGGCTAGGGCTGCTGCCATTTGCGGTCATCACGTCGCGCTATCCCGAACAGGCCCGCGCCCGCATGTTGGCGGCGGTATCGAGTGCATGGCTGATTCCTGCTTTGACCGGGCCACTGATTGCCAGCCTGATTGCCGATGCTTGGTCGTGGCGGGCCGTATTTTGGGGACTGTTGCCCGTGCTGGTGCTGGGTGCGCCGCTGTGCGTGCTTCCGCTCCGGCAATCTTTACCTGAACAGAGTGCAACTGGGTCAGCCAGCTTGATCAGTCGCCGGGTGCTGTGGCCTGCGCTGGGGCTGTCGGTGGCGTCCGGCGCGCTAATAGAAGGTCTGCGCCGTCCTGATTTCTGGGGCGTGACCCTCATTTTTGCGGGTGCAGGAGGTGTGGCCCTGACTTCACGCTTCCTGTTTCCGGCAGGGCTGTGGCGGGCGCGGCGCGGACTCCCTGCTTCACTTGCGGTGCGCGGCTTGGCGGCATTTGCGCTGCTGGGCACCAATTCTTTTTTGCCGCTGGCCCTCCACGAATTGCGCGGCCTCACACTTACGCAAGCGGGCGGCCTGCTCAGTATCGGCGGGGCCACCTGGACCTTGGGATCGTGGGCGCAGGCGCGGCTGGAGCAGAGATTTGGCCCCCAGACCCGCCCGGCCCGTGTGCGTGCGGGCATGCTCGGCGTGGTGGCCGGATTGCTGCTGACTACTGCTGGCGTGTTGGGCGGCCTCCCCCTCTGGAGCGCCTACGTGGGCTGGTTCGTGGCTTGCCTGAGCATGGGCATCGGCTACAACAGCAACAGCCTATTTGCCCTCGCCAGCGCCGATACTGAGGGGAAGGGCACGGGCGAATTGTCCGGCCAGTTGGCAAATATAGAGGTCTTGATGGTGGCATTGGCCGCAGGTGCAGGCGGCGCACTGATTGCGCGGGCCGCGCCGCTGAGTACAGCGTTTGCGCTGGCGTTTGCGGTCACGCTGTCGGGCGCAGTCTTGGCGCGGGTGGTGGCGGCGCGCTTGGTGGCGAAAAACTAG
- a CDS encoding carbohydrate ABC transporter permease, with protein sequence MTISAPQPGQVTNAPFKKRRLPRDIPRFLILSFLSILFLAPVYWMISTSFKTEADAIATPVQWWPANPTLDNYIAVLTSPDGNILRWTWNSLYVALLFTVLHVVVCALTAYPLARMNFKGRNAWFWIILSSLMIPGIVTLVPTYIMMLNFNWINSYHALIWPGISGVFGVFLLRQFFVAIPKELEEAATLDGASNFQILWRIILPLSVPSLVTLAVFAFMGSWNNFLWPLFTVTDVDKMTLPVGITTFSQRYTTEYGKLMASTTLAAVPALIAYLVAQRFLEAGLSTTGLKE encoded by the coding sequence ATGACTATTTCTGCACCTCAACCCGGCCAAGTCACCAACGCTCCTTTCAAAAAGCGCCGCTTGCCGCGTGATATTCCTCGCTTCCTGATCCTGTCTTTCCTGTCCATCCTGTTTCTGGCTCCGGTGTACTGGATGATCAGCACGTCCTTCAAAACCGAGGCCGACGCGATCGCCACGCCCGTACAATGGTGGCCCGCCAATCCTACCCTGGACAATTACATCGCCGTCCTGACCTCACCCGACGGCAATATTTTGCGGTGGACATGGAATTCTCTGTATGTAGCGCTGCTGTTTACAGTTTTGCACGTCGTCGTTTGCGCTCTGACCGCCTACCCCCTGGCCCGCATGAACTTCAAGGGCCGCAACGCATGGTTCTGGATCATTCTGTCCAGCCTGATGATCCCCGGCATCGTGACCCTGGTGCCCACCTACATCATGATGCTGAACTTCAACTGGATCAATTCGTATCACGCCCTGATCTGGCCCGGCATCAGCGGAGTGTTCGGGGTGTTCCTGCTGCGGCAGTTTTTCGTGGCGATTCCCAAAGAACTGGAAGAAGCCGCCACGTTAGACGGCGCAAGCAATTTCCAGATCCTCTGGCGCATCATCTTGCCGCTCAGCGTGCCGTCGCTGGTCACGCTGGCTGTGTTCGCCTTCATGGGATCGTGGAACAACTTCTTGTGGCCGCTGTTCACCGTCACCGATGTGGACAAGATGACGCTGCCGGTGGGCATCACCACTTTTTCCCAGCGCTATACCACCGAATACGGCAAGCTGATGGCCTCGACCACACTGGCCGCCGTGCCCGCCCTGATCGCTTACCTCGTGGCGCAGCGCTTCCTCGAAGCTGGCCTCTCGACCACCGGACTCAAGGAGTAG
- a CDS encoding VWA domain-containing protein, with translation MPTPVAPTHLPQIELLPLKAGLPAGQAHELTVLARITPPAPQLRAGARAPINLSLVLDRSGSMSGHPLDMARQAAQTAIRALQPQDRLSVVIFDDTVELLIAPQLVTDPEALCRTVESITSGGMTALHAGWLEGATLTAQHLNPEALNRVLLLSDGQANCGETRIDVIVGHVRGLTARGVSTSTIGLGRDYQEELLKAMADAGDGNFEHIEDAGALPAFFAAELQGFSRTVGHTVSLGLEPNPALQVSRVDVLNALTRNDLGRSQLPNLIAEHPLDVVFTLQVPAQEQGSDVGVTRIRLAWTGRNGVRRSQRVQLNLPVLSADAYAALPEDRAVRLAEQLLHNARAKQDAVHLLDAGNVQGAQRALYSRRVAFAEYASSMTAPVAQQESQALNDLAVNADIDQTLTRKRALSQSYNRSRSKE, from the coding sequence ATGCCTACTCCTGTTGCTCCCACCCACCTGCCCCAGATTGAACTCTTGCCGCTGAAGGCCGGATTGCCAGCGGGTCAGGCGCATGAACTGACAGTGTTGGCCCGGATTACGCCGCCCGCGCCCCAATTGCGTGCCGGAGCGCGTGCGCCCATCAATTTATCGCTGGTACTTGACCGCAGCGGCAGTATGAGCGGCCATCCCCTCGATATGGCGCGGCAGGCGGCGCAAACGGCTATTCGTGCTTTGCAACCCCAAGACCGCCTGAGCGTCGTAATTTTTGATGACACCGTAGAACTGCTGATCGCGCCGCAACTGGTGACCGACCCAGAAGCGCTGTGCCGCACAGTAGAAAGCATCACGTCGGGCGGCATGACGGCGCTGCATGCGGGCTGGCTGGAGGGAGCCACCCTGACCGCCCAACATCTGAACCCGGAAGCCCTGAACCGCGTACTGCTGCTGAGCGACGGCCAGGCCAACTGCGGTGAAACGCGGATAGACGTGATCGTGGGGCATGTACGCGGCTTGACGGCGCGGGGCGTGAGCACCAGCACCATCGGGCTGGGCCGCGACTACCAGGAGGAATTGCTAAAAGCGATGGCCGACGCCGGAGACGGCAACTTTGAACATATCGAGGACGCCGGGGCCTTGCCCGCCTTTTTTGCCGCCGAGTTACAGGGCTTTTCGCGGACGGTGGGCCATACCGTCAGCCTCGGCCTGGAACCCAACCCGGCCTTGCAGGTGTCCAGAGTGGACGTGCTGAACGCGCTGACCCGCAACGATCTGGGCCGTTCGCAGTTGCCCAACCTGATTGCCGAGCACCCGCTGGACGTGGTGTTTACGCTGCAAGTCCCTGCCCAAGAGCAAGGCTCTGACGTGGGCGTGACCCGAATCCGGCTGGCGTGGACGGGCCGCAACGGAGTACGCCGCAGCCAGCGGGTGCAACTGAATCTGCCTGTGCTGAGTGCCGACGCTTACGCCGCCCTGCCCGAAGACCGCGCTGTCAGGTTGGCCGAGCAACTGCTGCACAATGCCCGTGCCAAGCAGGACGCCGTGCATCTGCTCGACGCCGGAAACGTGCAGGGGGCGCAGCGTGCCCTGTATTCACGCCGGGTCGCCTTTGCCGAATATGCGTCCAGCATGACCGCACCTGTCGCGCAGCAGGAGTCGCAAGCCCTAAATGATTTGGCCGTAAATGCCGACATCGATCAGACCCTCACCCGCAAACGTGCCCTGAGTCAAAGCTACAACCGCAGCCGCAGCAAGGAGTAA
- a CDS encoding ABC transporter substrate-binding protein, producing MKRFTLTLSFALLAATSASAQKVTLTYLHGFTGPDRPVMEGMVKKFNESQSNIEVKAQAQPWGTTWQQLPALVASGRAPDLVVINEDQITGFVARGAVSPLTAAEMKTAGIDKAKFFGPLFKTADYKGQSYGLPISSVAYAMFYNKDLMKKVGLDPNKPPRTRAEFLKVAQMCTVDKSGKNSTQAGFDAKNLDTWGVSLYNNWVGARAAYAAILQNGGSMVNSGQNASFNSPQAISAVQFLVDLVQKQKVARPNSTEEAELAAFSQGKVCMFPSGQWYLDRFETQKMNFGVTFMPRVGGTARDAAWGGSSHLTLPKQPANYSAAKRKAALEFMAWLARPEQNLTWTATGSLPTQSVVAKNPKFEKAAISGIFDRLGSVYATSGFPWVGQVMGPFDAAWEAAYLGKKTVTKALNDGVAESNKQIEQARKNFN from the coding sequence ATGAAACGATTTACCCTGACCCTTAGCTTTGCCCTGCTCGCCGCTACGTCCGCATCCGCCCAAAAGGTCACTTTGACCTACTTGCACGGCTTTACTGGCCCTGACCGCCCCGTGATGGAAGGAATGGTCAAAAAGTTCAATGAAAGCCAGTCCAACATCGAAGTGAAGGCGCAGGCCCAGCCCTGGGGCACCACGTGGCAGCAATTGCCCGCGCTGGTCGCCTCTGGCCGCGCCCCCGACCTGGTCGTCATCAACGAAGACCAGATCACTGGATTCGTGGCACGCGGGGCCGTGTCTCCTCTCACTGCCGCCGAAATGAAGACGGCAGGCATCGACAAGGCCAAGTTCTTCGGGCCTCTGTTCAAGACCGCCGACTACAAGGGCCAGTCTTACGGACTGCCTATTTCTAGCGTTGCTTACGCGATGTTTTACAACAAAGACCTGATGAAGAAGGTCGGCCTTGATCCCAACAAGCCCCCCCGCACCCGCGCCGAATTCCTGAAAGTCGCGCAGATGTGCACCGTGGACAAGAGCGGCAAGAACTCCACGCAGGCAGGGTTCGACGCCAAGAACCTGGACACGTGGGGCGTCAGCTTGTACAACAACTGGGTAGGCGCACGCGCCGCCTATGCCGCCATCTTGCAAAACGGCGGTTCGATGGTCAACAGTGGCCAGAACGCTTCGTTTAACTCGCCGCAGGCCATCAGCGCCGTGCAATTCCTGGTCGACCTGGTGCAAAAGCAGAAGGTCGCCCGTCCCAACAGTACCGAAGAAGCAGAATTGGCCGCTTTCTCTCAGGGCAAAGTCTGCATGTTCCCCAGCGGCCAGTGGTACCTCGACCGCTTCGAGACCCAGAAGATGAACTTCGGCGTGACCTTTATGCCGCGTGTGGGCGGCACGGCCAGAGACGCCGCATGGGGCGGCTCCAGCCACCTGACCTTGCCCAAGCAGCCCGCCAACTACAGCGCCGCCAAGCGCAAAGCCGCGCTTGAATTTATGGCGTGGCTGGCCCGCCCTGAGCAGAACCTGACCTGGACGGCTACGGGCAGCTTGCCCACCCAATCGGTTGTCGCCAAGAACCCCAAGTTTGAAAAAGCAGCCATCAGTGGCATCTTCGACCGCCTCGGTAGCGTGTACGCCACCAGCGGATTCCCCTGGGTCGGCCAAGTCATGGGGCCGTTCGACGCCGCGTGGGAAGCCGCTTACCTCGGTAAAAAGACGGTGACTAAGGCACTGAACGACGGCGTGGCCGAGTCCAACAAGCAGATTGAGCAAGCCCGCAAGAACTTCAACTGA
- a CDS encoding glycoside hydrolase family 43 protein — protein MTGQFSLNLKQSYRAAAVLAAGLMAGMLGDLALAGGAGPAQAGSRPAAAQAATFSNPVLDANFPDPFVLRSGATYHAYATNGSGGNVPYAVSKDLVSWTTGGDALPKLPAWVKPGLTWAPEVARLGNKYLMYYTARDIKSDRQCIGVAVAVKAAGPFSPAGGGPIVCQADLGGSIDASPFVDSNGKAYLLWKNDGNCCNMTTEIFIQPLTADGLRLTGKANGLIQNFQLWEGSVVEAPTLYKAGGVYYLLYSGGPFDSDLYAVGYATSKTVTGPYKKAEENPVLVTKGEISGPGHQTIVTDGAGKPWIAYHAWTTGQIGDSVGYRSMRIDPVTFSGGKMTVKGPTLTPQPAPRPLP, from the coding sequence GTGACTGGTCAATTTTCTCTGAATCTGAAGCAGTCTTACCGGGCCGCCGCTGTACTGGCCGCAGGCCTGATGGCCGGAATGTTGGGAGATTTGGCCCTCGCTGGGGGCGCTGGCCCCGCGCAGGCTGGCTCCCGGCCCGCCGCCGCACAGGCTGCCACTTTCTCCAACCCCGTGCTGGACGCCAACTTTCCCGATCCGTTCGTGTTGCGCTCCGGGGCGACCTACCACGCCTACGCCACCAATGGCAGCGGCGGTAACGTGCCCTACGCGGTCAGCAAAGATTTGGTGAGTTGGACGACAGGGGGCGACGCCCTGCCCAAACTGCCCGCATGGGTGAAGCCGGGTCTGACATGGGCGCCCGAAGTGGCGCGGCTGGGCAACAAATACCTGATGTACTACACTGCCCGCGACATCAAGAGTGACCGCCAGTGCATCGGCGTAGCGGTGGCAGTCAAGGCAGCGGGGCCGTTTTCGCCCGCTGGCGGCGGCCCCATCGTCTGTCAGGCCGATCTGGGCGGCAGCATTGACGCCAGCCCCTTTGTCGACAGCAACGGCAAAGCCTACCTGCTCTGGAAAAACGACGGCAACTGCTGCAACATGACCACCGAGATTTTCATTCAGCCCCTGACTGCCGACGGCCTGCGCCTGACCGGAAAAGCCAATGGCCTGATCCAGAATTTCCAGTTGTGGGAAGGCAGTGTGGTCGAAGCACCGACGCTCTACAAAGCGGGCGGCGTGTATTACCTGCTGTATTCGGGCGGTCCCTTTGACAGCGACCTGTATGCGGTGGGCTACGCGACCAGCAAAACGGTCACTGGCCCCTACAAAAAAGCGGAAGAAAACCCGGTATTGGTCACCAAAGGCGAGATTTCCGGCCCCGGCCACCAAACCATCGTGACCGACGGTGCAGGAAAACCCTGGATCGCCTACCACGCGTGGACAACCGGGCAAATTGGCGATAGCGTAGGCTACCGCAGCATGCGAATCGATCCAGTGACGTTTAGTGGCGGCAAAATGACCGTCAAAGGCCCCACCCTTACCCCTCAACCTGCCCCGAGGCCCTTGCCATGA
- a CDS encoding phytanoyl-CoA dioxygenase family protein produces the protein MTALTPVPTSPGPSSVSSASLTPLSLFHLNAKQVQLFDEYGYLVLRHWVRGDLLTRLQAAGQRWIERGLADSGKNSDPLFAEREVGRVMWRVDYVHDKGEPVSLELLGSPGVLGVAESLCGPNFG, from the coding sequence ATGACCGCTTTGACCCCTGTGCCCACTTCTCCTGGGCCTTCTTCTGTCTCGTCCGCCTCTCTCACACCGCTTTCCCTGTTTCATCTGAATGCCAAACAGGTGCAACTTTTTGATGAATACGGCTACCTCGTCTTGCGACATTGGGTCAGGGGTGACTTGCTCACGCGGCTTCAGGCGGCGGGCCAACGCTGGATAGAGCGCGGCCTGGCAGACAGCGGAAAGAATTCCGATCCTCTGTTTGCCGAGCGGGAAGTAGGCCGGGTGATGTGGCGGGTCGATTACGTTCACGATAAGGGAGAACCCGTGTCGCTGGAACTGTTGGGCAGCCCCGGAGTGCTGGGCGTGGCCGAGAGCCTCTGCGGGCCAAATTTTGGTTGA
- a CDS encoding transcriptional regulator, whose product MPASGNRTLTLEGEGALGVLKALANETRLLILSMLSHNVMNVSELADALNLPHSTVNFNLKQLQAAGLISVEYEPGTRGSQKLCSKRFDEIIYKVPGAAVESNPDLVTVSMPIGNYAHIEAQPTCGLASETKIIGMLDNPRSLYEPDHVYAQILWFGKSGYVEYIFPNNLPYGAAPDKLDLSMEIGSEAPQYDPEWPSDITLWINGQEVGTFTSPGDFGGVRTHLTPRWWNEDQTTHGLLKHWIITEDGAYIDGDRLSDVTLHDLKIQGANQIKVRLGVKPDARNCSGLNLFGRKFGNYEQDIVMRTSYVFPNDVPKVSVR is encoded by the coding sequence ATGCCTGCTTCTGGAAACCGCACACTGACTTTGGAGGGCGAAGGGGCCCTCGGCGTCTTGAAGGCACTTGCCAACGAAACTCGGCTGCTGATCCTGAGCATGCTCTCCCACAACGTCATGAACGTGTCCGAGCTGGCCGACGCGCTGAACTTGCCGCACTCCACCGTCAATTTCAATCTCAAGCAGTTGCAGGCTGCCGGGCTGATTTCGGTGGAATACGAACCCGGCACGCGGGGGTCGCAAAAGCTGTGTTCTAAACGTTTCGATGAAATTATCTATAAGGTTCCGGGCGCAGCCGTGGAATCTAATCCTGATCTGGTCACGGTGTCTATGCCCATCGGCAATTACGCCCACATCGAGGCCCAGCCCACGTGCGGCCTCGCCTCCGAAACCAAGATCATCGGGATGCTGGACAATCCACGCTCTCTGTACGAACCCGACCATGTCTATGCTCAAATCCTGTGGTTCGGCAAATCAGGCTATGTGGAATACATTTTCCCCAACAATCTGCCGTATGGAGCCGCGCCCGACAAACTTGATCTGAGCATGGAAATCGGTTCGGAAGCGCCGCAATATGACCCGGAGTGGCCGTCGGACATCACGCTCTGGATCAATGGGCAAGAAGTAGGCACCTTTACCAGTCCCGGCGATTTTGGTGGTGTGCGTACCCACCTGACACCGCGTTGGTGGAATGAAGACCAGACCACGCACGGCCTGCTAAAACACTGGATCATTACGGAAGACGGGGCATATATAGACGGCGACCGCCTGTCTGACGTGACGCTGCACGACCTGAAGATTCAGGGGGCCAATCAGATTAAAGTGCGCCTTGGTGTCAAACCTGATGCCCGCAACTGCTCCGGCCTCAATTTGTTTGGTCGCAAGTTCGGCAATTATGAACAAGACATCGTCATGAGAACGAGTTACGTATTTCCGAACGACGTTCCTAAAGTCAGCGTGCGCTGA
- a CDS encoding MerR family transcriptional regulator, whose amino-acid sequence MLDVAGDWAGGIEQLVDEANARLLYLLPEDRSARPKDEVNARLVRHYTTQGLLSAPRREGREARYTRRHLLELLALRRLMADGLGGKVLMSALEYRTEEELAALAVQGSDGLEGQTGLLRRERQHKAQPVQPDTEALSYLNRIRERSALPPALLSPAPPQDNAPLVFFQSAPQQIAGITGRPSSSPPPYRKPQTLTRLEVRRGLELQVRSKLAWPQTSGQWDALMNEIRASLLVLQRESQRASANDAGAAHTEDMQGEGEA is encoded by the coding sequence ATGTTGGACGTAGCAGGCGACTGGGCAGGCGGCATAGAGCAACTTGTAGACGAAGCCAATGCGCGGCTGCTGTACTTGCTCCCAGAAGACCGCTCGGCGCGGCCTAAAGATGAGGTGAATGCGCGGCTGGTGCGGCATTACACCACGCAAGGGCTGCTGAGTGCGCCGCGCCGGGAGGGTCGCGAAGCCCGCTATACCCGCAGGCATCTGCTGGAATTGTTGGCCCTGCGCCGTCTGATGGCCGATGGCTTGGGCGGCAAAGTCCTGATGTCGGCGCTGGAATACCGCACAGAAGAGGAATTGGCGGCGCTGGCAGTGCAGGGCAGCGACGGGCTGGAAGGACAGACCGGACTCCTGAGGCGTGAGCGGCAGCACAAGGCGCAACCAGTCCAACCGGACACGGAAGCCTTGTCTTACCTGAACAGAATTCGCGAAAGATCGGCCCTGCCTCCTGCACTCCTCTCCCCTGCCCCGCCGCAGGACAACGCGCCTCTGGTCTTCTTTCAGTCTGCGCCCCAACAGATAGCAGGCATCACGGGACGCCCATCCTCCAGTCCCCCGCCGTACCGCAAGCCGCAGACCCTCACCCGCTTAGAGGTGCGGCGTGGGCTAGAGCTGCAAGTCAGGAGCAAGCTGGCGTGGCCGCAGACGTCCGGACAATGGGACGCGCTGATGAATGAAATTCGGGCGTCATTGCTTGTCTTGCAGCGGGAGAGCCAGCGGGCGTCAGCCAATGACGCGGGCGCAGCTCACACTGAGGACATGCAGGGAGAGGGCGAAGCTTAA
- a CDS encoding carbohydrate ABC transporter permease, giving the protein MTTTHAPPSQHTTPNKRNKVSLEPYLYLLPHAVLFFVFTVYPIGYGMYISMHRWDMLNDNQQFVGFEFFRNLFTAGTPQFEFFWRTLLNTTLFTVVSVPLLVASALGLAVLLHRPIFGRSFFRAVFFMPGILTVSVMGILWRWMFDNQIGLVNAARDLLTGAAPIPWLSTEGLAWVPIVVGTIWWTLGFNMTLYLAALSNVSVSLYEAASLDGATPWQQFRFITWPMLTPITLFVIITTALASFQLFGQSLTITNGGPSRSTQSVIQYITEEGFTNSQISSAAAMGFVFGLMMLILTGAQFRMMARDVTSSGDK; this is encoded by the coding sequence ATGACCACCACCCACGCGCCGCCCAGCCAGCACACGACACCCAACAAACGGAATAAGGTTTCGCTTGAGCCGTACCTGTACTTGCTGCCGCACGCCGTCTTGTTCTTCGTGTTCACGGTCTATCCTATTGGTTACGGCATGTATATCAGCATGCACCGCTGGGACATGCTCAACGACAACCAACAGTTTGTAGGCTTCGAGTTCTTCCGCAACCTGTTTACGGCGGGCACGCCACAGTTCGAATTTTTCTGGCGCACGCTGCTGAATACCACGCTGTTTACTGTGGTCAGCGTGCCCCTGCTGGTGGCCTCGGCCTTGGGCCTGGCCGTGCTGCTGCACCGCCCCATTTTCGGGCGTTCGTTCTTCCGGGCCGTGTTCTTTATGCCGGGCATCCTCACGGTGTCGGTCATGGGTATTTTGTGGCGCTGGATGTTCGACAACCAGATCGGTCTGGTCAATGCTGCCCGCGACCTGCTGACGGGCGCGGCCCCGATTCCGTGGCTGTCCACCGAAGGCTTGGCCTGGGTGCCGATCGTGGTGGGCACCATCTGGTGGACGCTGGGCTTCAATATGACGCTGTATCTGGCGGCCCTGAGCAACGTGTCGGTCAGCCTGTACGAGGCAGCCTCACTGGACGGCGCGACGCCCTGGCAGCAGTTCCGGTTCATTACCTGGCCCATGCTGACGCCCATTACGCTGTTCGTCATCATCACGACCGCGCTGGCCTCGTTCCAACTCTTCGGACAATCGCTGACCATTACCAACGGTGGCCCCAGCCGCAGCACGCAAAGCGTTATTCAGTACATCACCGAAGAAGGCTTTACCAACTCGCAGATTTCCAGCGCGGCGGCTATGGGCTTCGTCTTCGGTCTGATGATGCTGATTCTGACCGGCGCACAATTCCGCATGATGGCGCGTGACGTGACCAGCTCGGGAGACAAATGA
- a CDS encoding glycoside hydrolase family 43 protein yields the protein MSGPRFSGYFADPFILEWQGQYYAYGTGRNAGDDGRAFEILSSPDLENWTSHGGALTPLPGEPRDYWAPEVAQSEGTFYMYYSAGIGDKHHHLRVATAPTPLGPFTDQGLNLTPDEPFAIDPHPFQDKDGQWYLYFARDHLDGERVGTTLAVIPMQDMQTPGGPVTTVLRASHDWQIYERERPMYNQTYDWHTLEGPFVVERGGLYHCFYSGGAWTNDTYGVGHAVAEHPLGPWREPVEGPTVLWSGLNGLIGPGHNSLIVGPDGTDMIVFHAWNKEHTQRQLHLAPLDWVTGNPRLHS from the coding sequence ATGAGCGGCCCCCGCTTTTCTGGCTACTTTGCCGACCCCTTTATTTTGGAATGGCAGGGTCAGTATTACGCCTACGGCACAGGCCGCAACGCCGGAGACGATGGCCGCGCCTTCGAAATCCTGTCCTCACCCGATCTGGAGAACTGGACATCGCACGGCGGAGCCTTGACGCCCCTGCCTGGTGAACCCCGCGACTACTGGGCGCCCGAAGTGGCGCAGTCGGAAGGTACGTTTTATATGTACTACTCGGCAGGCATAGGCGACAAACACCATCATTTGCGGGTGGCAACCGCACCCACTCCGCTGGGGCCGTTTACCGATCAGGGCCTGAACCTCACGCCCGATGAGCCATTTGCCATCGATCCGCACCCATTTCAGGATAAAGACGGTCAGTGGTATCTGTACTTTGCCCGCGACCATCTGGACGGCGAGCGGGTGGGAACCACGTTGGCCGTGATTCCGATGCAGGACATGCAGACCCCCGGCGGCCCCGTGACAACCGTGTTGCGGGCCAGCCACGACTGGCAAATCTATGAGCGCGAACGGCCAATGTACAACCAGACTTACGACTGGCACACGTTGGAAGGCCCCTTTGTGGTGGAGCGCGGCGGCCTGTACCACTGCTTTTACTCGGGCGGTGCGTGGACAAACGACACCTACGGCGTGGGGCACGCGGTGGCCGAGCATCCGCTGGGGCCTTGGCGCGAGCCAGTCGAAGGGCCGACGGTGCTGTGGAGCGGCCTGAACGGCCTGATCGGCCCCGGCCACAACTCACTGATCGTTGGCCCAGACGGAACAGACATGATCGTGTTTCATGCGTGGAACAAAGAGCATACCCAGCGGCAACTGCACCTCGCGCCGCTGGACTGGGTGACAGGGAATCCGCGCCTGCACAGCTAA
- a CDS encoding cupin domain-containing protein produces MPAHVAPPEPEEVFGLACWRGQPGAMTAFHRHREIELNLVLRGSLTYLIGGRRLTVSAGQLALLWAAMPHRLMSSDPQTEVFWLTVPLGDVLTRFRRCWADRRCIRKPPTPAIRGALWAGLICSAHPVATKHGESCCWNWKRGSGDWH; encoded by the coding sequence GTGCCTGCCCACGTTGCGCCGCCAGAGCCGGAAGAGGTCTTTGGATTGGCCTGCTGGCGCGGACAGCCGGGCGCGATGACCGCCTTTCACCGCCACCGGGAAATAGAACTGAATTTGGTGTTGCGCGGCTCGCTGACCTACCTGATCGGGGGCCGCCGCCTGACCGTCAGCGCCGGGCAGTTGGCCCTGCTGTGGGCGGCCATGCCCCACCGCCTGATGAGCAGCGACCCCCAAACCGAGGTGTTTTGGCTGACGGTGCCGCTGGGCGACGTGCTGACTAGGTTCAGGCGATGCTGGGCGGACAGGCGGTGCATTCGGAAGCCACCGACGCCAGCGATCAGGGGCGCTTTATGGGCTGGGCTGATTTGCTCCGCACACCCAGTTGCGACGAAGCACGGCGAATCGTGCTGCTGGAATTGGAAGCGCGGCTCAGGCGATTGGCACTGA